From the Mycobacterium noviomagense genome, the window GGAATTACGCGACGGCTACTACGTGAACCTGGGCATCGGGATCCCGACCCTGGTGGCCAACTTCATTCCCGACGACATCGACGTGACGCTGCAGTCCGAAAACGGCTTGCTCGGCATCGGCGCCTACCCGAGCGACGACGCCGTCGACCCGGATCTGATCAACGCCGGCAAGCAGACCATCACCGCGATTCCAGGGTCGAGCTTTTTTTCCAGCGCCGATTCGTTCGCGATGATCCGCGGCGGCCACATCGACCTGTCCATCCTGGGTGGGCTCGAAGTGGCCGAAAACGGCGACCTGGCCAACTGGATGGTGCCGGGAAAAATGGTCAAGGGGCCAGGCGGCGCCATGGATCTGGTGTCGGGTGTCAAACGGGTGATCGTGGTCATGGACCACACCGCCAAAGACGGCAGCCCGAAGATCCTCAAACAGTGCACGCTGCCCATCACCGGCAAGGGAGTGGTGGACATGATCATCACGGACCTGTGCGTCTTCGACGTCGAGCCGGGGCAGGGACTAACCCTGACCGAGCTGCACCCCGGAGTCACGGTGGCCGACGTGCGCGCCAAGACCGGCTGCGATTTCCGGGTGACCGTCTGATCTAGCAGTGCGCAAATCTTGCGCGAAATTGCATCTACGGTCGCGAATTTCGCTCGATCACAACCGTGCACGCAATCTGAACGCCAGTGGCTAGCCGACACCTAGTCCGGCAACGGCAGCTTCTCGCGCTTCGGGGCGCGGCGACGGTTCAGCCACAGCCTTCCCGCCGAAATGAATGCGGGGATCATTGATACGAACAAGATCGCCAGGATGATCTTTTCCAGGTTGTGGTGGACGAAGTTGTTGTTGCCCAGGAAGTAGCCCAGCAGCGTCGCGCCCGCCCCCCAGGCGATGCCGCCGACGATGTCGAATCCGAGGAATACCGGGTAGCGCATGTAGGACACCCCGGCGACCACCGGGGTGAACGTCCGTATGAAGGGCATGAACCGGGCCATGATGATGGCCATCGGCCCATATTTCTCGAAGAACGCATGCGACTCCGTCACGTGGTGCTGCTTGAAGAAGCGCGAGTCCTCCTTCTTGAACAGTGCCGGGCCGATCCGCCGCCCGATGAAATAGCCGGTCTGGTCACCGAGCACCGCCACGATGGCCACGCAGGTGGCCAGCACCTGGATGCTGACCGGGGGATGGGCGCTGGCGGCCAGCAAGCCGCCGGTGAACAGCAGCGACTCACCGGGCAGCAGCGGGAAGAGCAGACCGGTCTCGACGAACACGATCAACAAAATGCCGGGCAGTACCGCATGGCCGAACACGCCGTTGGCGCCCAACCAGTACATCGGGTCGAGCAGGTTGGGCATGGCCAGGGTGGTAGTCATTGCCCATCAAGATACCGGCGGCCCCCGGCGGGCTGTTGACGCCGGATCGTTGTTGCGATACTGAGGTGCGCCGCAGCAGCCAGGAAGGAAGTTCGATGCCCATCGCAACGCCCGAGGTCTACGCCGAGATGTTGGAGCGCGCCAAGCAGAACTCCTACGCCTTCCCGGCCATCAACTGCACGTCGTCGGAGACCATCAACGCCGCACTGAAGGGTTTCGCCGACGCCGGCAGCGACGGCATCATCCAGTTCTCCACCGGCGGCGCGGAGTTCGGCTCCGGGCTCGGGGTGAAGAACATGGTGACCGGCGCGACGGCGCTCGCCGAGTTCGCCCACATCGTCGCGGCCAAGTACCCGATCAACGTCGCGCTGCACACCGACCACTGTCCGAAGGACAAGCTGGACGGCTACGTGCGGCCGCTGCTGGTCATCTCGCAGGAGCGGGTCTCCCAGGGCAAGAACCCGTTGTTCCAGTCCCACATGTGGGATGGCTCGGCGGTACCGATCGGCGAAAACTTGGCGATCGCCCAGGGACTGCTCAAGGAGGCGGCGTCCGCCAAGATCATCCTGGAAATCGAGATCGGCGTCGTCGGTGGCGAAGAGGACGGCGTCGCCAACGAGATCAACGAGAAGCTCTACACCACCCCGGACGACTTCGAGAAAACCATCGACGCGCTGGGGCACGGCGAGCACGGCAAATACCTTCTGGCCGCCACGTTCGGCAACGTCCACGGCGTCTACAAGCCCGGCAACGTCAAGTTGCGTCCCGACATCCTCGCCCAGGGCCAAAAGGTCGCCGCGGCCAAGCTCGGCTTACCCGAGGACGCCAAGCCGTTCGACTTCGTCTTCCACGGTGGTTCCGGCTCGGAGAAGTCGGAGATCGAAGAGGCGCTGCGCTACGGCGTGGTGAAGATGAACGTCGACACCGACACCCAGTACGCGTTCACCCGGCCGATCGCCGACCACATGTTCACCAACTACGACGGTGTGCTGAAGATCGACGGCGAAGTGGGCCGCAAGAAGGACTACGACCCGCGCAGCTACCTGAAGAAGGCCGAAGCCTCGATGACCGAGCGGGTCATCGAGGCCTGCAACGACCTGCACTGCGCCGGGAAGTCGCTAAGCGTTTAGCTGCTCGACGACTGGCAGATCTT encodes:
- a CDS encoding DedA family protein; this translates as MTTTLAMPNLLDPMYWLGANGVFGHAVLPGILLIVFVETGLLFPLLPGESLLFTGGLLAASAHPPVSIQVLATCVAIVAVLGDQTGYFIGRRIGPALFKKEDSRFFKQHHVTESHAFFEKYGPMAIIMARFMPFIRTFTPVVAGVSYMRYPVFLGFDIVGGIAWGAGATLLGYFLGNNNFVHHNLEKIILAILFVSMIPAFISAGRLWLNRRRAPKREKLPLPD
- the fbaA gene encoding class II fructose-bisphosphate aldolase, yielding MPIATPEVYAEMLERAKQNSYAFPAINCTSSETINAALKGFADAGSDGIIQFSTGGAEFGSGLGVKNMVTGATALAEFAHIVAAKYPINVALHTDHCPKDKLDGYVRPLLVISQERVSQGKNPLFQSHMWDGSAVPIGENLAIAQGLLKEAASAKIILEIEIGVVGGEEDGVANEINEKLYTTPDDFEKTIDALGHGEHGKYLLAATFGNVHGVYKPGNVKLRPDILAQGQKVAAAKLGLPEDAKPFDFVFHGGSGSEKSEIEEALRYGVVKMNVDTDTQYAFTRPIADHMFTNYDGVLKIDGEVGRKKDYDPRSYLKKAEASMTERVIEACNDLHCAGKSLSV